A single region of the Mechercharimyces sp. CAU 1602 genome encodes:
- a CDS encoding YlxQ family RNA-binding protein, with product MDKKKQLLGLAMRAGKVVSGEENVIRAIRAGRAHLVCLSADASANTGKKLQDKSSYYEIPLITFPSRDELGEAIGKPSRVVVAITDPGFARALLKHT from the coding sequence ATGGATAAGAAGAAGCAATTATTGGGCCTTGCAATGCGAGCTGGAAAAGTAGTAAGTGGTGAAGAGAATGTGATTCGAGCCATTCGCGCTGGAAGAGCGCATCTCGTCTGCTTGTCGGCTGATGCGTCAGCTAATACGGGGAAGAAGTTACAAGATAAATCTTCTTACTATGAAATTCCACTTATTACTTTTCCTTCGCGTGATGAATTGGGAGAGGCGATCGGTAAACCATCACGAGTCGTTGTTGCTATTACTGACCCAGGTTTCGCTCGTGCACTGTTAAAGCACACGTAA
- the rnpM gene encoding RNase P modulator RnpM has product MKKQKKTPLRKCVACQELKDKNALIRVVRTPEQEILIDSTGKKSGRGAYVCGDEKCITLAQKKGSLERALKSKVSEEIFTALKQS; this is encoded by the coding sequence ATGAAGAAACAGAAAAAAACACCCTTGCGCAAGTGCGTCGCTTGTCAAGAGTTAAAAGATAAGAATGCATTGATTCGAGTCGTTCGTACACCAGAACAGGAGATCCTGATTGATTCGACTGGGAAAAAATCAGGTCGAGGTGCCTATGTGTGCGGAGATGAAAAATGTATTACGCTCGCACAAAAAAAAGGTTCTTTGGAACGCGCACTTAAGAGTAAAGTGAGCGAAGAGATCTTTACAGCGTTAAAGCAATCGTGA
- the nusA gene encoding transcription termination factor NusA — protein MNVEFIEALNQLEKEKGISKDILIEAIEAALISGYKRNFHSAQNVRVDIDRDSGQVRVYARKAVVEEVLDPRLEISLEAAKEIHHSYELDDIVEIEVTPADFGRIAAQTAKQVVTQRIREAERSIVYEEFVDREDDIVTGIVQRTDTRYYYVDLGRTEALLPHAEAMPGEKFQHGDRVKAYITKVEKSTKGPQVFLSRTHPGLLKRLFELEVPEIYDGTVEIKSVTREAGQRSKIAVHSHDADVDPVGACVGHRGLRVQTIVKELRGEKIDIVRYSDDLKEFVSNALSPSKVVHVDIIEREKMARVVVPDHQLSLAIGKEGQNARLAAKLVGWKIDIKNESEFDASAHQVEDEKSDDEGEEVTASLAIEKELES, from the coding sequence ATGAATGTGGAATTCATCGAGGCGCTCAATCAACTGGAGAAAGAGAAAGGCATTAGTAAAGATATTCTGATTGAAGCGATCGAAGCAGCACTTATCTCAGGCTATAAGCGGAATTTTCACTCGGCACAAAATGTGCGTGTTGATATTGATCGCGATAGTGGCCAGGTGCGGGTATATGCGCGTAAAGCAGTAGTGGAGGAGGTGCTTGATCCTCGCTTAGAAATTTCATTAGAAGCGGCGAAAGAGATTCACCACTCCTATGAACTAGATGATATTGTGGAGATTGAAGTTACCCCAGCCGATTTTGGACGAATTGCTGCCCAAACAGCAAAGCAAGTGGTGACACAACGGATTCGAGAAGCTGAGCGGAGTATCGTCTATGAAGAGTTTGTGGATCGGGAAGATGATATCGTAACTGGAATCGTACAACGCACCGATACGCGCTATTATTATGTAGACTTGGGGCGGACGGAAGCCTTGCTTCCTCACGCAGAAGCGATGCCAGGAGAGAAATTCCAGCATGGAGATCGTGTGAAAGCGTACATCACCAAAGTGGAGAAATCGACGAAAGGACCGCAAGTCTTCTTGTCTCGCACTCATCCTGGATTACTAAAGCGGTTATTTGAATTAGAAGTTCCCGAGATTTATGATGGTACAGTAGAGATTAAATCGGTCACGCGTGAAGCAGGTCAACGTTCTAAGATTGCTGTTCACTCTCACGATGCGGATGTGGATCCTGTAGGTGCATGTGTGGGTCATCGTGGTTTGCGTGTACAGACGATCGTAAAGGAACTTCGCGGAGAGAAGATCGACATTGTCCGCTACTCGGATGATCTGAAGGAGTTCGTTTCGAATGCACTTAGTCCTTCTAAAGTGGTCCATGTCGATATTATCGAGCGTGAAAAAATGGCGCGTGTCGTTGTGCCTGACCACCAATTGTCCCTTGCTATTGGAAAAGAAGGGCAAAACGCACGTTTAGCCGCGAAACTGGTGGGTTGGAAGATTGATATTAAGAATGAGTCCGAGTTTGATGCTTCCGCTCATCAAGTGGAGGATGAGAAAAGCGATGATGAGGGAGAAGAAGTGACGGCTTCCCTCGCTATCGAGAAAGAATTGGAATCATAA
- the rimP gene encoding ribosome maturation factor RimP, whose product MSRKVTEVVEELVLPILEEEEMELVDIEFKKEGKRWFLRLFVDRLEGRIDIDDCSRISERVSEVMDEKDPIQVAYYLEVSSPGAERPLKKERDYERAIGKRVHVSTYEPIDGHKTVEGTLTEVGTEELTVEMDGQLITVPRSKIAKARLAISF is encoded by the coding sequence ATGAGCCGAAAGGTGACGGAAGTGGTGGAGGAACTTGTTCTCCCCATACTGGAAGAAGAAGAGATGGAACTGGTTGATATTGAATTTAAAAAAGAGGGCAAAAGATGGTTTCTTCGTCTTTTTGTCGATCGTTTAGAAGGTCGGATCGATATTGATGATTGCAGTCGCATCAGTGAGCGCGTCAGCGAAGTGATGGACGAGAAAGATCCGATTCAAGTGGCTTATTATCTGGAAGTGTCCTCTCCAGGGGCTGAACGTCCGTTAAAGAAAGAACGGGATTATGAGCGGGCAATAGGGAAAAGAGTCCATGTGTCTACATATGAGCCGATTGACGGACATAAAACAGTGGAAGGGACACTCACCGAAGTGGGCACAGAGGAATTGACGGTGGAGATGGACGGTCAACTCATCACTGTTCCTCGTAGCAAAATTGCAAAAGCACGATTAGCAATTTCTTTTTAA
- a CDS encoding S1 family peptidase, which produces MATFYAATLVKNKLVSLLMKYPTINAIGIGAVDMLAPLSQMEACVNVYTTSATVQTNMPKSITVLAEGRSEAVQVITRPATTFSMGNRGSLGQTFGFAANQGVPNASSRFTERIRPAIAGYSVGESEDAGTLGLVVTEQNQPGELFIFSNNHVLVFSNQGRALTYQPGGFDQAPSAATLIGSVNSFLSLDEVGSNLVDVATAQPFRSSDLAPLYATVGEVPGWVTAFQVGDRLKKVGRTTGAVSGVVEAVNVTARVDYTEDQLGILLFNKQTLIRADQFGQQIDLPGDSGSCWLREDNNLAAAVNFAGEATPGGTLSLSYNVDWALEALGLAVARINGSAGQRVEVQRSPNFFAFTPPLTPSERAQLRSRVIRFS; this is translated from the coding sequence ATGGCCACTTTTTATGCCGCTACACTAGTGAAGAACAAATTAGTAAGTTTATTAATGAAATACCCCACTATTAACGCTATCGGGATTGGAGCCGTCGATATGCTTGCCCCACTCAGCCAGATGGAGGCATGTGTCAATGTGTACACCACTTCCGCCACTGTGCAAACAAACATGCCCAAATCCATCACCGTACTCGCCGAAGGTAGAAGTGAGGCCGTACAAGTTATCACCCGTCCAGCCACGACATTTAGTATGGGAAACCGTGGAAGCCTTGGTCAAACCTTCGGGTTTGCAGCAAATCAAGGGGTACCCAATGCTTCATCGCGCTTTACTGAGCGCATCCGTCCTGCAATTGCTGGATATAGCGTGGGAGAAAGTGAGGATGCAGGTACACTTGGGCTTGTCGTCACTGAGCAAAATCAACCTGGCGAGCTCTTTATTTTTAGCAATAACCACGTGCTTGTCTTTTCCAACCAAGGTCGTGCTTTAACGTATCAACCAGGAGGGTTTGATCAGGCACCTTCGGCTGCAACGTTGATCGGATCCGTCAACTCCTTTCTCTCACTTGACGAGGTTGGATCCAATCTCGTCGATGTTGCGACAGCACAACCGTTTCGCAGTTCCGATCTTGCGCCCCTTTATGCGACAGTGGGCGAAGTACCCGGCTGGGTAACTGCTTTTCAAGTCGGAGATCGCTTAAAGAAGGTAGGTAGAACTACAGGAGCTGTCTCTGGAGTAGTTGAAGCTGTTAATGTAACCGCACGTGTTGACTATACTGAAGATCAACTGGGGATTCTCCTCTTTAACAAACAAACTCTGATTCGTGCCGATCAGTTCGGCCAACAGATCGATCTCCCTGGGGATTCCGGATCTTGCTGGTTACGGGAAGATAATAACCTGGCTGCCGCGGTTAACTTTGCTGGAGAAGCCACTCCTGGAGGCACCCTTTCCCTTTCCTATAATGTCGATTGGGCACTAGAAGCACTCGGACTTGCGGTTGCTCGCATAAATGGGAGTGCAGGACAACGTGTGGAAGTACAGCGCTCGCCTAACTTTTTTGCTTTCACTCCACCACTTACCCCTAGTGAACGTGCACAACTACGTAGTCGGGTCATCCGATTCTCTTAA
- a CDS encoding PolC-type DNA polymerase III has protein sequence MSEIAAKTKQLQQIFTEANIPSEWMEKYFVDGYLNKVQVSRSRGTWTLYLCLNRPVPPDILHQVKEKMSQKYGRVARVSFVMEYVEVPSDQVMTLYWQWIIGKVGHHVSQSAAGWLAKSKWHMEENTFTITFSNPLMMQMAQKKQLDQVVSSLFFAVSGTQLKILFACKEGSEEQARMREHQVQEEREWVEQAITQQQEIAAKESYSEEATGPISVGYEIREEPVPLHEIQDEERRVVVKGAIFKSEVRELRSGRTLLTFNVTDYTDSILVKVFARDKEDARVLTRVQDGLWVKVRGSVQYDTFARDLVIMANDLQEIPPMRRQDQGEEKRVELHLHTSMSAMDGVYEAKEMVKRAADWGHPAVAITDHGVVQAFPEAYAAGKKHGVKIIYGMEAYVVDDGVPIVTNPSDRPLQNETYVVFDVETTGLSTMHDSIIELAAVKMRNGEIIDRFESFSNPHRPLSNFTTELTGITNAMVKDAPEIAEVLTQFQAFIEGTVLVAHNARFDMGFLQEGLHRIEAPPADNPVIDTLELGRALYPGLRNYRLNTLCKRFDISLEQHHRAIYDAEATGYLMWKMISDAIEKEHTVLQHLNNLTKDRDLRKIRPFHAVILVQNQTGLKNLYRLISKAHLEYFHQVPRIPRSQLALYREGLLLGSGCEKGELYEAALQKSPHEVEEIAGFYDYLEIQPIEVNQYLVEKGIVDHKDRLREANRLLVEIGEKLGKPVVATANVHYLDPWDHVYREILAANQGGFRRKDPKPPTHFRTTDEMLQEFSYLGEEKSYEVVIQQPKQVADQIEELKPFPDDLFTPIIEGADEELRSICYQTAEGLYGSPLPEVVEARLEKELGSIIKHGFAVIYLISHKLVTKSLEDGYLVGSRGSVGSSFVATMSSITEVNPLPPHYVCPQCQHNRFILDGSVASGFDLPDASCPECESVLMKDGHDIPFETFLGFQGDKVPDIDLNFSGEYQPRAHQYTEELFGKEYVYRAGTISTVAEKTAFGYAKKYEEELGQPMRGAELERMVHGCKGVKRTTGQHPGGLMVVPQNMDVFDFTPIQRPADDVKSKTITTHFDYHAISGRLLKLDILGHDDPTVIRMLQDLTDVDPKTIPVDDPAVMKLFSSTDSLGITQESISSVTGTLGIPEFGTRFVRQMLEDTRPTTFGELVRISGLSHGTDVWLNNAQDLIRSKTAVLTEVISTRDDIMVYLMHKGMEPALAFKLMEKVRKGKGLTEEEQEQMREHDVPEWYIDSCLKIKYMFPKAHAVAYVMMAVRIAWFKVHYPIQYYATYFSVRADDFDLEVVAKGAEGVQRCISDIEEKGVTAPPKEKSLLTVMESVREMMARGLRFQQVDLYRSHATHFLVDGDSLIPPFSAISGVGANAARNIAEARTDGEFLSIEDFQKRTRVSSTVIEILRGFGCFKEMPESNQMSLF, from the coding sequence ATGAGTGAAATAGCAGCAAAGACGAAGCAGCTGCAGCAAATATTTACGGAAGCAAATATTCCGAGCGAGTGGATGGAGAAATATTTTGTTGATGGCTATTTAAATAAAGTACAAGTAAGTCGCTCACGGGGGACGTGGACGCTTTATTTGTGTTTGAATCGCCCTGTTCCCCCGGATATCTTGCATCAGGTAAAAGAGAAGATGAGCCAAAAGTATGGTCGAGTTGCACGCGTCTCGTTTGTGATGGAATATGTTGAAGTTCCATCTGATCAGGTGATGACATTATATTGGCAATGGATTATTGGCAAGGTGGGACACCATGTCTCCCAATCTGCAGCTGGATGGTTAGCTAAATCGAAGTGGCATATGGAAGAGAATACATTTACCATCACTTTCTCTAACCCGTTAATGATGCAGATGGCGCAAAAAAAACAACTAGATCAAGTTGTTTCTTCCCTATTTTTTGCTGTGTCGGGTACACAGTTAAAGATTTTATTTGCTTGTAAAGAAGGTTCAGAAGAGCAAGCACGAATGCGTGAGCACCAAGTACAAGAAGAAAGAGAATGGGTGGAGCAAGCGATTACACAACAGCAAGAGATCGCGGCAAAAGAGAGCTACAGCGAGGAAGCGACCGGTCCGATCAGTGTGGGCTATGAGATTCGAGAGGAGCCAGTACCTCTTCACGAGATCCAAGATGAGGAACGGCGAGTGGTGGTGAAGGGAGCAATATTTAAATCTGAAGTGCGTGAACTGAGGAGTGGTCGTACTTTGCTCACTTTTAACGTCACCGACTATACCGACTCGATCTTAGTCAAGGTATTTGCTCGCGATAAGGAAGATGCGCGAGTGTTGACACGTGTGCAGGATGGACTGTGGGTGAAAGTAAGAGGTTCCGTACAATACGATACTTTTGCCCGTGACTTGGTTATTATGGCAAATGATTTACAAGAGATTCCCCCCATGCGCCGACAAGATCAGGGAGAAGAAAAACGAGTGGAATTACATCTACACACCTCGATGAGTGCGATGGATGGGGTTTATGAAGCAAAAGAGATGGTGAAGCGGGCGGCAGATTGGGGACATCCTGCTGTGGCAATTACGGATCATGGAGTGGTACAAGCATTTCCAGAAGCATATGCCGCTGGTAAAAAACATGGAGTAAAAATTATATATGGGATGGAAGCATATGTTGTAGACGATGGTGTTCCGATTGTGACCAACCCGAGTGATCGTCCCTTACAGAATGAGACGTATGTCGTGTTTGATGTAGAAACAACAGGCTTATCCACCATGCATGATTCGATTATCGAGCTGGCAGCTGTTAAAATGCGGAATGGCGAAATTATTGATCGCTTTGAGTCATTTTCAAATCCACACCGTCCTCTTTCAAACTTTACAACCGAATTGACAGGAATTACGAATGCGATGGTGAAAGATGCTCCTGAGATTGCAGAAGTCCTAACCCAGTTTCAGGCCTTTATTGAGGGAACAGTATTGGTAGCGCATAATGCACGTTTTGATATGGGCTTTTTGCAAGAGGGTTTACACCGAATCGAGGCACCACCTGCAGATAATCCGGTAATTGATACATTGGAGCTAGGACGGGCGCTGTATCCAGGGCTACGCAACTACCGTCTAAATACCCTATGTAAACGGTTTGATATTTCACTGGAACAACATCACCGTGCGATCTACGATGCTGAAGCGACGGGTTATCTGATGTGGAAGATGATTAGCGATGCTATTGAAAAAGAACATACAGTGTTACAGCATTTAAATAATTTAACCAAAGATCGGGATCTAAGAAAGATACGCCCCTTCCATGCAGTAATCCTTGTACAAAATCAGACGGGATTAAAAAACTTATATCGCCTCATTTCCAAAGCGCACCTTGAATACTTTCACCAGGTGCCTCGTATTCCACGTAGTCAATTAGCGTTATACCGTGAGGGACTATTGTTGGGCTCTGGCTGTGAAAAAGGAGAACTGTATGAAGCTGCTCTGCAAAAATCACCACATGAAGTGGAAGAGATAGCTGGCTTCTATGATTATCTGGAAATTCAGCCGATCGAGGTGAATCAATATCTGGTTGAGAAAGGGATTGTTGATCACAAAGATCGCTTGCGGGAGGCGAATCGCTTATTAGTGGAGATTGGGGAAAAGTTAGGGAAGCCTGTGGTCGCAACAGCTAATGTGCATTATTTGGATCCATGGGATCATGTGTATCGTGAGATTTTAGCTGCCAATCAGGGAGGTTTTCGCCGCAAAGATCCAAAGCCTCCTACTCATTTTCGTACCACAGATGAAATGTTGCAGGAGTTCTCTTATTTAGGTGAAGAGAAGTCATATGAGGTTGTCATTCAGCAGCCGAAACAGGTGGCTGATCAGATCGAAGAGTTGAAGCCATTCCCAGACGATCTGTTTACGCCTATTATCGAAGGCGCGGACGAAGAGTTGCGTTCTATCTGTTATCAAACGGCGGAAGGTTTGTACGGCTCTCCTCTTCCAGAAGTGGTGGAAGCTCGCTTAGAAAAAGAGTTAGGTAGCATTATTAAGCATGGATTTGCCGTCATCTATTTAATTTCTCACAAGCTAGTGACAAAGTCGCTTGAGGATGGGTATCTCGTTGGCTCCCGGGGATCGGTTGGCTCTTCCTTTGTTGCAACCATGAGCTCTATTACGGAAGTAAACCCACTACCACCACATTATGTATGTCCACAGTGTCAACATAACCGCTTTATATTAGATGGATCTGTTGCCTCAGGCTTTGATTTACCAGATGCAAGCTGCCCTGAGTGCGAAAGTGTACTTATGAAAGATGGACATGATATTCCATTTGAAACTTTTCTGGGCTTTCAAGGGGACAAAGTACCTGATATAGATCTTAACTTCTCCGGCGAATATCAGCCGCGTGCGCATCAATATACAGAGGAACTGTTTGGTAAGGAGTATGTATATCGGGCGGGAACGATTTCGACGGTGGCGGAAAAGACAGCGTTTGGCTACGCCAAGAAGTATGAAGAAGAGTTGGGTCAGCCGATGCGCGGAGCAGAGTTGGAGCGCATGGTGCACGGATGTAAGGGAGTGAAGCGGACGACCGGACAACATCCAGGTGGACTGATGGTTGTGCCGCAAAATATGGATGTATTTGATTTTACCCCGATCCAGCGACCTGCCGATGATGTGAAGTCAAAAACGATTACGACTCACTTTGATTACCATGCAATTAGTGGACGCCTTTTAAAGCTGGATATTCTGGGTCATGATGATCCAACTGTAATTCGGATGTTACAAGATTTAACTGATGTGGATCCTAAGACGATTCCAGTAGATGACCCTGCGGTGATGAAGCTTTTTAGTAGTACGGATTCGTTAGGGATTACACAGGAGTCGATTTCGTCTGTAACAGGAACACTCGGCATCCCTGAATTCGGAACTCGGTTTGTGCGTCAAATGTTAGAAGATACACGTCCTACCACCTTTGGCGAGCTGGTACGCATCTCCGGTTTATCGCATGGTACGGATGTGTGGCTAAATAATGCACAAGATTTGATTCGCAGTAAAACAGCTGTCCTAACAGAAGTGATTTCCACTCGTGATGATATTATGGTTTATTTGATGCACAAAGGAATGGAGCCTGCACTTGCTTTTAAATTAATGGAGAAGGTGCGGAAAGGAAAAGGATTGACCGAAGAAGAGCAGGAACAGATGCGTGAGCATGATGTGCCCGAGTGGTATATTGATTCTTGTCTCAAGATCAAGTACATGTTCCCCAAGGCGCATGCGGTCGCTTATGTTATGATGGCAGTGCGAATTGCCTGGTTTAAGGTGCACTATCCAATTCAATACTATGCTACCTACTTTTCTGTTCGTGCCGACGACTTTGATTTAGAAGTCGTAGCGAAGGGTGCTGAAGGCGTACAGCGCTGTATCTCTGATATTGAAGAGAAAGGGGTTACGGCCCCACCGAAGGAGAAGAGTTTGCTTACGGTAATGGAATCAGTGCGTGAAATGATGGCACGTGGTCTCCGTTTTCAACAGGTAGATCTGTATCGCTCGCATGCAACACATTTCTTAGTGGATGGAGATAGTTTGATTCCGCCCTTCTCTGCTATTTCAGGTGTGGGAGCAAATGCGGCTCGTAATATTGCTGAGGCACGGACGGATGGAGAATTTCTCTCTATAGAAGACTTTCAGAAGAGAACGCGTGTTTCTAGCACAGTGATCGAGATTTTGCGTGGGTTTGGCTGCTTTAAAGAGATGCCGGAAAGTAACCAGATGTCACTATTTTAA
- a CDS encoding Asp23/Gls24 family envelope stress response protein has product MATEQQQQGLTFSNEVLESIAELAATPIQGIRFRHGRELHTRYPANGNSKDVHVDVDDHDLTIYLKVGVDFGTNVPLLYERVSDAITEMVERMTGYTVLSVNMSVEEIHFSADDTINKVSTDNELHDGSYPFSPMTEGMQS; this is encoded by the coding sequence ATGGCAACAGAGCAACAACAGCAGGGTCTCACCTTTTCTAATGAAGTGTTAGAATCCATCGCAGAACTGGCTGCCACTCCAATACAAGGCATTCGCTTCCGCCATGGACGTGAACTTCACACTCGCTATCCCGCAAACGGCAATAGCAAAGATGTTCACGTAGATGTAGACGATCACGACCTAACCATCTATTTAAAAGTAGGAGTAGATTTCGGAACGAACGTGCCGCTTCTTTATGAGCGTGTCAGCGATGCAATTACGGAAATGGTGGAACGCATGACTGGATATACCGTCCTCTCTGTCAATATGTCTGTCGAGGAGATTCACTTCTCCGCCGATGACACCATCAATAAAGTTTCAACCGATAACGAACTACATGATGGCTCATATCCTTTTAGCCCAATGACAGAAGGCATGCAAAGTTAA
- a CDS encoding proline--tRNA ligase, which translates to MRQQTALIPTLRDVGAEAEVMSHRLMLKAGMIKQLAAGIYTLLPLGHRVLRKVEQIVREEMEQVGAQELLLPAMNPSELWKESGRWETYGAELVKLVDRHERDFLLGPTHEEVITDLLRNTVSSYKKLPLTLYQIQTKFRDERRPRSGVLRGREFLMKDAYSFHADEESLEKTYQMMYDAYSRIFTRCGLEFRPVEADAGAIGGTGTHEFMALSSAGEDTLVFCRACDYAANIEMAEVQVPKASDSGLTVAPLEKVATPGAKSIEQVTNMLGIEPAHLIKSLLFIVDGEPVMVLVRGDHEVNDIKVKNFLEAEVCELATEEMVQQVTGAPVGFAGPIGLQKEIRILVDHTAAQMKDAVVGANEGDTHLKHVDFQRDVLSYHVADVRLIEEGDVCPQCGDAVSFTRGIEVGQVFKLGTKYSKPMNAVIHDPNGKEIPMTMGCYGVGISRTVASIVEQHHDDDGIVWPLAIAPYAVHLIVVNVKNDEQRDVAEELYASMQAAGVEVLFDDRKERAGVKFKDADLLGIPVRITVGAKVGDGLVEYKVRRSGESGEISKTDVMEQLPQLLKQVAALTKRIKNR; encoded by the coding sequence ATGAGGCAACAAACAGCTTTGATTCCAACTTTGCGTGATGTTGGCGCAGAAGCGGAAGTGATGAGCCATCGCTTGATGCTAAAAGCGGGCATGATCAAACAGCTAGCGGCAGGGATTTATACGTTGTTGCCACTGGGTCACCGTGTTCTACGCAAGGTGGAGCAGATCGTGCGGGAAGAGATGGAGCAGGTAGGGGCACAAGAATTATTGCTGCCGGCGATGAATCCATCTGAGCTGTGGAAGGAATCAGGACGGTGGGAAACATACGGAGCGGAATTAGTGAAGCTCGTTGATCGGCATGAACGCGATTTTTTGCTCGGTCCTACCCACGAAGAAGTGATTACCGATTTGCTACGTAATACGGTTAGTTCATACAAGAAGTTGCCACTTACCTTATACCAGATTCAGACGAAGTTTCGTGATGAGCGCCGGCCTCGCTCTGGAGTGTTGCGCGGGCGTGAATTCCTGATGAAAGATGCGTACTCCTTTCATGCGGATGAAGAAAGCTTGGAAAAAACATATCAAATGATGTATGATGCCTATTCCCGCATTTTTACACGTTGCGGACTTGAATTTCGTCCGGTGGAAGCGGATGCAGGTGCCATCGGGGGTACGGGTACACATGAATTTATGGCCTTGTCTTCGGCAGGAGAAGATACTTTGGTATTTTGTCGTGCTTGTGATTACGCCGCTAATATCGAAATGGCAGAAGTTCAGGTGCCTAAAGCAAGCGATAGTGGGTTAACGGTAGCTCCATTGGAAAAAGTGGCGACGCCGGGAGCAAAGAGTATAGAACAAGTGACAAACATGCTGGGCATTGAGCCTGCGCATCTCATAAAAAGTTTACTGTTTATTGTAGATGGTGAACCCGTGATGGTGTTGGTTCGCGGTGATCATGAAGTGAATGATATTAAGGTAAAAAATTTCTTAGAGGCAGAAGTGTGTGAACTGGCTACCGAAGAGATGGTACAACAGGTTACGGGAGCACCCGTCGGCTTCGCAGGTCCAATTGGTTTGCAAAAAGAGATTCGTATTTTAGTGGATCATACGGCGGCGCAGATGAAGGATGCGGTCGTGGGTGCCAATGAAGGTGATACTCATCTGAAACATGTTGATTTTCAAAGGGATGTACTTTCCTATCATGTTGCTGATGTGCGTCTGATCGAGGAAGGGGATGTTTGTCCGCAGTGTGGCGACGCGGTCTCCTTTACGCGTGGAATTGAAGTGGGTCAAGTTTTTAAGCTGGGGACGAAATATAGTAAGCCGATGAATGCGGTAATTCACGACCCCAACGGGAAAGAAATCCCGATGACGATGGGGTGTTATGGTGTAGGAATCTCTCGCACCGTAGCATCCATTGTGGAACAGCACCATGATGACGATGGGATTGTGTGGCCATTAGCTATCGCCCCATATGCCGTTCATCTGATCGTCGTCAACGTGAAAAATGATGAGCAGAGAGACGTGGCAGAAGAGCTATATGCCAGCATGCAAGCAGCAGGCGTTGAAGTTCTCTTTGATGATCGTAAGGAACGAGCTGGAGTCAAATTTAAAGATGCAGACTTGCTTGGGATACCGGTACGTATTACTGTAGGTGCTAAAGTAGGGGACGGATTGGTTGAGTATAAAGTACGTCGTTCCGGTGAAAGTGGAGAAATTTCCAAAACAGATGTGATGGAACAATTGCCACAACTGCTTAAGCAAGTAGCAGCATTAACAAAAAGAATAAAGAATAGGTAA